One genomic region from Nymphaea colorata isolate Beijing-Zhang1983 chromosome 10, ASM883128v2, whole genome shotgun sequence encodes:
- the LOC116262550 gene encoding two-component response regulator-like APRR5, giving the protein MGELVVGGEDCKEIVEEEVGNGEEGREKEMMMLKWKEFLPRMMVRVLLVEFDDSTRQIITALLRKCSYEVSAVQDGKRAWEILKEKPLSFDLVLTEVSLPSLSGFALLTMIVENPLCKNIPVIMMSSHDSINIVFKCMLQGASDFLVKPIRKNELRNLWQHVWRRRSFNDSASGCQSQNPAERKSEAVSDNNSASNRSSDYVVSVHKNIESCEKGSDTQSSSTRPEEAESINMQVTKKLLPSQMEPGLRKYQDSIKENANCLMRENEAEGKSIGRRDINVGSHTKTKMHLQGNHLHERHLTVVENLGSSSCRKASVAVSGSNLCDPEQHNPPREAIDFLGGIRDTSQDNCPQNDGINIRHGDHTNSEENSMTRGNKSSFQHCPPCELSLRRPQLNGCNEQGVEEKHILNHSKASPFLRYGNRSVLPGAPVSCFSPEPKQGEGECHSYAPTESEHNTRSGNVFSPRPIKWSNLNRNEISSDGREGDASAHSKGACLSNGTVPEEATFPCSRFGIVPMLVPVGGLNLDGLGPGYGTTMQPVFYAQQVPPPWSNTDKLEANQQKGFPQFDHQLRQGKPEHLHHLGKCDATPLETQLSNKADAVLGNDEDPGFASASCESESSFCNCGVKHHSVSNSGNVSNGNNGNISAADVADATTKGGKDMQFLNSGVGSLEHNRLAQREAALTKFRLKRKERCFEKKVRYQSRKILAEQRPRVKGQFVRQLPNDSTPMQVD; this is encoded by the exons ATGGGAGAATTGGTGGTGGGTGGGGAGGACTGTAAGGAGATTGTGGAGGAAGAGGTGGGGAATGGGGAGGAGgggagggagaaggagatgATGATGCTGAAGTGGAAGGAGTTTCTTCCCAGGATGATGGTGAGGGTGTTGCTGGTTGAGTTCGACGACTCGACGAGGCAGATCATCACTGCCCTTCTGAGAAAATGTAGTTACGAAG TGTCTGCAGTGCAAGATGGGAAAAGGGCGTGGGAGATACTCAAGGAGAAACCCCTTAGTTTTGATTTGGTTTTGACTGAAGTTTCTTTGCCATCGCTTTCTGGGTTTGCGCTTCTTACCATGATAGTGGAGAATCCTCTCTGCAAAAATATCCCCGTAATAA TGATGTCTTCTCATGATTCCATCAATATTGTCTTCAAATGCATGTTACAAGGTGCTTCTGACTTTCTTGTGAAGCCCATCAGGAAGAATGAACTAAGGAACTTGTGGCAGCATGTTTGGAGAAGGCGCTCC TTCAACGACAGTGCCAGTGGATGCCAAAGTCAAAATCCTGCAGAGCGTAAATCCGAAGCAGTATCTGATAATAACTCTGCAAGCAATCGCTCGAGTGATTATGTTGTTTCTGTTCATAAGAACATTGAAAGTTGTGAGAAGGGGAGTGACACTCAA AGCTCATCCACAAGGCCAGAGGAAGCTGAAAGCATTAACATGCAGGTGACAAAAAAGCTCTTACCATCACAGATGGAGCCGGGACTTCGCAAATATCAAGACAGCATAAAAGAGAATGCTAATTGCTTGATGAGGGAGAATGAAGCAGAAG GTAAATCAATAGGTCGCAGAGATATAAATGTTGGAAGCCACACGAAAACTAAGATGCATTTGCAGGGGAACCATTTACATGAAAGGCACTTAACTGTGGTGGAAAATCTTGGATCATCATCCTGTAGAAAGGCTTCTGTTGCTGTTAGCGGGTCTAACTTATGTGATCCTGAACAGCATAATCCTCCCAGAGAAGCCATTGACTTTCTTGGAGGAATTCGAGATACATCACAAGACAACTGTCCTCAGAATGATGGCATCAACATTCGACATGGTGACCATACTAATTCAGAAGAGAACTCCATGACAAGGGGAAACAAATCCAGTTTTCAACATTGTCCACCATGTGAGCTTTCGTTGAGGAGACCACAACTTAATGGTTGCAATGAACAAGGGGTGGaggaaaaacatatattaaatcaTTCTAAGGCTTCTCCATTCTTAAG GTATGGTAACAGGAGTGTCCTGCCTGGTGCTCCAGTATCTTGCTTCAGTCCAGAGCCTAAACAAGGGGAAGGTGAATGTCATTCCTATGCGCCTACAGAAAGTGAACACAATACTCGCTCAGGAAATGTATTTTCACCGAGGCCAATTAAATGGAGCAATCTGAATCGGAATGAAATTTCATCGGATGGCAGAGAGGGTGACGCAAGTGCCCATTCCAAAGGTGCTTGTCTAAGCAATGGAACTGTGCCAGAAGAAGCAACATTTCCCTGTTCACGTTTTGGAATTGTACCTATGCTAGTGCCTGTTGGAGGCTTGAACCTTGATGGTTTAGGGCCTGGATATGGAACCACCATGCAACCAGTATTTTATGCTCAACAAGTCCCTCCTCCGTGGAGTAATACTGACAAGTTGGAAGCCAATCAGCAAAAAGGATTCCCACAATTTGATCACCAGCTCAGACAGGGCAAGCCTGAGCATCTGCATCACTTGGGCAAGTGTGACGCTACCCCTCTTGAAACTCAACTTTCAAACAAAGCAGACGCTGTCTTGGGAAATGATGAAGATCCTGGGTTTGCTTCTGCTTCATGCGAGAGTGAAAGTAGCTTCTGCAATTGTGGCGTGAAGCATCATAGTGTCAGCAACTCCGGGAATGTTTCCAATGGAAACAATGGGAATATCAGTGCAGCAGACGTTGCGGATGCCACAACAAAAGGTGGTAAGGACATGCAGTTTTTGAACAGTGGTGTTGGATCTTTGGAACATAATCGCTTAGCACAGAGAGAGGCAGCTCTCACAAAATTTCGActgaagaggaaagaaaggtgTTTTGAGAAAAAG GTTCGGTACCAAAGCAGGAAAATACTTGCTGAGCAACGACCAAGAGTGAAGGGCCAGTTTGTTCGCCAACTGCCTAATGACTCGACACCTATGCAGGTCGATTGA
- the LOC116262833 gene encoding NDR1/HIN1-like protein 12, translating to MAGEGEGPRENLTGQDQNDGDTKKNKGVETESPIRDHRHHQRGQPPRRRSRPPPQALRCSLCLFLVALLLLMGITTLIVWLVYRPHRPRFNVQAAAVYELNATALTTITASMQFTVAARNPNKRSSAEFRNIYAFVSFRDQAITANTPLPDLNLAAKSTVVISPILGGGFVPISPEVSSGLAMAEAYGLVPMRWILQGRLRWRSGVFKSGFYGIYVKCDVMVGLKPGLAGQVPLLGAPDCAVDL from the coding sequence ATGGCAGGGGAAGGAGAAGGCCCGAGAGAAAACTTAACAGGACAGGATCAGAATGATGGCGACACCAAGAAAAATAAGGGCGTCGAGACGGAATCGCCAATACGcgaccaccgccaccaccaacgaGGGCAACCGCCAAGGCGGCGCTCTCGTCCTCCGCCGCAGGCACTCCGCTGCTCCCTCTGCTTGTTCCTGGTGGCGCTCCTTCTCCTGATGGGCATCACCACCCTCATCGTCTGGCTAGTGTACCGCCCCCACCGGCCACGCTTCAACGTCCAGGCGGCCGCCGTGTACGAGCTCAACGCCACCGCCCTCACCACCATCACCGCCAGCATGCAGTTCACCGTCGCCGCCCGCAACCCCAACAAGCGCTCAAGCGCCGAGTTCCGCAACATCTACGCCTTCGTCTCCTTCCGCGACCAGGCCATCACGGCGAACACGCCGCTGCCCGACCTGAACCTTGCCGCCAAGAGTACCGTCGTCATCTCCCCGATTCTGGGTGGTGGGTTCGTACCCATCTCGCCCGAGGTGTCCAGTGGGCTCGCCATGGCCGAGGCCTACGGGCTTGTGCCCATGAGGTGGATCCTCCAGGGTAGGCTCAGATGGAGGTCCGGGGTCTTCAAAAGTGGGTTCTATGGGATCTATGTCAAGTGTGATGTAATGGTGGGTTTGAAGCCTGGGTTGGCCGGTCAGGTGCCCCTCCTGGGTGCACCCGATTGTGCTGTGGATCTCTGA